TCGATGCTCACCATTTCGATGAGTAACAACTCCGTCCAGAGATCTACGTTCACTCAAGGGCATCACTTCGGGCATCTGAAGGCCGGTGAGGGCGTGGTAAATGTCGCTTACCTGGGGCCAGGCGCGGCCGCATTCAGTTTTTCCTGGTCTCATAAGCCACGCAGGGCAGTATTCTCTCCTAATGTCACCCCCCGTGGAGTTCGCGACTAAATCAAGAATCCTGGATTGCTCTTCCCGTGCCATGCGCTAGCTCTCCTTGATACACGTCTCGAAACTTGTTCTGCTATAACCTTAAACCGCGTATAGCTGCGACGTGGGGGAGTCCAACGTCAGCCTCCATAGGACTCAGTCACTGGTCACCTAGGAGTTGGCGACCACGACCGAGAGATAGCAAGCATTTTTGCCTTCTACGGGCTGCCTGGGATTTGCCCACCTAAGTATCCCCCACCTCGGTATCGGTGGGAAGCCGCTGGACAAGGAGCCGGGGTGGCCTGGTCGCTACGGCAGCCCGTTGGCGACATTCCGGTAGACCTTTAGTAGCTGGTTCAGTGGTTCAGTCCGGACCCCGACTGGCCGAGCAGGGGCCCTGCACGGCTCCAGCAGAGCAACCGGGAGGGCGACAGGGTTACGGGTCACTCAGGCGGAGACAAAACACCTGCGGGGTGGCCGTCGGACGCTCCAGTAGTTCCGTCACTCCGCCGGCGAGCCACCACGGCGATGAGTTGGTTTGGTTTCTGGCGGCCCAAGGATTTGAGGACACGCAGCAGGGGCCCCTTTGATATGTGACCCGCGCAGATGGGACTGCCCCGGGTTCTGTTGACTCCTTAACCTAGCGAGCTTGTGCTCGTGGAAGGAGTTGACCATACCCACGGCTTATGGGACGGAGTTCCGCCAGGATGTTATTGATGTGGCCCGGAAGGGTGAGGCGCCGCTGGCGCAGATTGCGAAGGATTTCGGGCTGTCGGTTACGACGTTGAAGCGCTGGATTGCCATTGCGGAACGTAAGGAATCCGGGGCCGTGCCAGCGGCGTCGGAATCGGCCGAGATGCGGGAGCTGAAGAAGCGCAACCGCTTGTTGGAGCAGGAGAATGAGATTCTGCGCCGGGCCGCGGACTATCTTGCGAGGGATACCAACCCAAAATGATCTACCCGCTGGTCACGGATCTTGCCGCCGACGGTGTTCCCGTCGCGGTGACCTGCAGGGTGTTGGGCTTCAGCAAGCAAGGCTATTACCGGTGGGGGCCAGCCCCGTGACAGAACGGGACTGTGTCGATGCGCACCTGGTCAACGCCGCCCTGGACATCCACGCCGATGACCCCCGCGTTCGGGTACCGATTCATCGCCGACGAACTCCCAGAGAAGGGCATCACGGCGGGTGAGAACAGGGTCCAGCGCTTGTGCAGGGACCATGGCATCAGGTGGGTCTTCTCTAAGAAGCGCAGCCCGAATCGCAGACCCAGTCCACCGGTTCGCGACGACTTGGTCGAGCGGGACTTCACCGCAGCCGCACCGAATGAGCTGAGGCTGACGGACATCACCGAGCACCCCGCGGCCGAGGGGAAGCTCCACCTCTGCGCGATGAAGGACGTGTATTCCGGCAGGATCGTCGGCTACTCGATGGACTCGCGGATGAAATCCTCGCTGGCCGTCGCCGCGCTCGAGAACGCGGTGCGGGCACGTCGACCGGAAGGGACTGTGGTGCACTCCGACCGGGCGTCACAATTCCGGTCACGCCGCTTCGTCGAATCACTCCGGCACCACGGCCGCACAGGCTCGATGGGCAGGGTCGGTGCGTGCGCGGACAACGCTGCGATGGAATCGTTCTTCTCGCTGCTGCAGAAGAACGTCCTGGACCGTCAGCGCTGGCTCACCAGGCAGGAACTCCGACTGGCCATCACGACTTGGATCGAGCGGACCTACCACCGCCGGCGACGGCAAAGACGGCTGGGAAAACTCCCACCCATCGAATATGAAACAATCAACCGGACCGCGCTCATAGCGGCCTAAGACCCCGAGTCAACAAAAGCCGGGGCAGTCCCAGGCGGTAGCCGTTAAGATCCGAGTCATCGTGCAGGTCAAGTTGTGGTGGCTACTAACTGCTTCGCGGAGGACAGCTTGCAGTGGGGCGCCGATGATCAGGGCCTCCTGAGAGTGTTGGTGCGCACGCCCACTTCAAGCCAATTAGCGCTCTCGCAAAACTCCCGCCGGCCCGGACGGCGCAGTGTCTCAGGCTGGCCGCCCGGCACGGGAACCGCCATTTGCGCGGGATGCACCAGCAGGTAGCCGAGCCGGCATAGGAACTGTCTGGCAGCAGGTCCCGCAGGGGCGGATCCGCACGTCGGGTGGTCCTATCGCGTCTAGGACTTCGGCACGCACTCGGCCGTTGCATGTGCTAGCTAGCAAAAGTGCTTTGACTGCATATACTCAACACAGTTTACGTGTTGGCATTGCGCTACCACTTCCGTTCAAAGGAGAGTTGCCATGAAAGCTTCGGAGGCCCCAATGCTCGAAATGCTAAGAGTGGCCCGTCAATTTGAAATACCTCTTTACCAGAGGACCTATTCCTGGACAATAGAGGAATGCCAGACGCTTTGGCGTGACATTGTTCGTGCTGGTTCGAATGACAACGTCAATGTCCACTTCATCGGTTCTGTTGTACACATCAGTAAAGGTCAGAGCAACCTGACGGCGCAGGAACCTTTGCTGGTGATTGATGGTCAACAGCGACTCACGTCAACCACTCTTCTTCTCAAGGCACTAGCCTCGACAATTGCTGAGCGACTAGATGGTGTCCAGGAGCCACTTGATGGTTTTTCTGCCACGAAAATAGCGAAACGCTACTTGATAAATGATGACGAAGAAGATGTTCGCCGCTACCGATTGGTGCTAACTCAAACTGACCGCGATACTCTTATGGCCATTGTTGACGATTCTCCTTCACCTCATGAACCCTCGCTACGTATTGCGGAGAACTTTGAATGGTTCAGAAAGCAGCTTTTCGATTTTGTTGATACCGGCCAAGATCTCGCAATTGTTTGTCGGGGCCTGATGAAGCTGATGGTCGTTGACATTGCCCTAACGCGGGACCAGGAGAACCCGCAGCTCATCTTCGAATCAATGAATTCGACAGGTAAAGAACTTAGCCAGGCCGACTTGATCCGGAACTTCGTCCTCATGGGCCTAAAACCGTCGCTTCAGGCGATGCTTTACAAGACCTACTGGCGTCCTATGGAACTCGCATTCGGTCAAGCGGCCTACGCGGATCATTTCGACCCCTTTGTTAGACATTTCCTGACCATCAAGACGGGGAGTATTCCGCGTAACGATGCAATTTATGACGCATTCAAGTCTTACTACAATGAACAGCTGAACTTCCCCGAGCCGCCTGAGGAAGCCGCGCTCGAAGCCCTGATGGCAGACTTCCGGACGGCGGCAGAGCACTATTGTGCACTCGCCTTAGGTGCAGAGCCCGACAAAGCCTTGCACACGGTCTTCCGTGATATAGCGGAGCTTAAGGTCGATGTAGCCTACCCGACTCTACTTGAGTTGTATGGTGACTATGCTTCTGGACGTTTGAGCAAGATGGATTTTTTGACTGCAGCTCGACTTGTTGAAGCCTACGTCTTTAGGCGTGCTGTATGCGGTCTCGCGACTAAC
The Arthrobacter sp. PGP41 genome window above contains:
- a CDS encoding DUF262 and DUF1524 domain-containing protein, which produces MKASEAPMLEMLRVARQFEIPLYQRTYSWTIEECQTLWRDIVRAGSNDNVNVHFIGSVVHISKGQSNLTAQEPLLVIDGQQRLTSTTLLLKALASTIAERLDGVQEPLDGFSATKIAKRYLINDDEEDVRRYRLVLTQTDRDTLMAIVDDSPSPHEPSLRIAENFEWFRKQLFDFVDTGQDLAIVCRGLMKLMVVDIALTRDQENPQLIFESMNSTGKELSQADLIRNFVLMGLKPSLQAMLYKTYWRPMELAFGQAAYADHFDPFVRHFLTIKTGSIPRNDAIYDAFKSYYNEQLNFPEPPEEAALEALMADFRTAAEHYCALALGAEPDKALHTVFRDIAELKVDVAYPTLLELYGDYASGRLSKMDFLTAARLVEAYVFRRAVCGLATNSLNKTFSTLMKGLDKSAYLENFIARLVLLKSYKRFPDDEEFASKLATNDSYHFKRRLYLLRKLENFARKEPISITDYTIEHVLPQNPNLSEEWRSDLGDSWKEVQTAWLHTLGNLTLTGYNSEYSDKSFHEKKTMKGGFDSSPLKLNASVRVHQIWNEAAIGQRASELTTLATSVWLRPQVASRFLVNESKPKPVSLMAQLYPDFAESVWRVAHHALREEVLALDPTITEEIGNQVISFSSTRPFADVYIANDRLVVQAKVPAGTLDDPHGICTDISTIVHPGVGNLRMYLENASDLPKIMGVIRQAFDEQLDDSSEASAEFDSLEVDADVLRASLDPALLVPTPSAQAAGDEPPSLFDE